A region of Pseudomonas cavernicola DNA encodes the following proteins:
- the pdxA gene encoding 4-hydroxythreonine-4-phosphate dehydrogenase PdxA, which translates to MTPQRFALTPGEPAGIGPDLCLLLAQHAQPHPLIAIASRDLLVERAAQLALDVRLLAVTPDAWPDTPAAAGSLYVWDTPLRSAVEPGQLAPANATYVLETLTRAGQGCMNGDFAGMITAPVHKGVINEAGIAFSGHTEFLAELTHTAQVVMLLATRGLRVALVTTHLPLKDVAAAITAERLERVTRILHADLVSKFGIAAPRILVCGLNPHAGEGGHLGREEIDVIEPTLERLRSEGLNLIGPLPADTLFTPKYLEHCDAVLAMYHDQGLPVLKYKGFGAAVNVTLGLPIIRTSVDHGTALDLAGSGKIDTGSLQVALETAYQMAEHL; encoded by the coding sequence GTGACTCCACAACGCTTCGCTCTAACGCCTGGCGAGCCGGCCGGTATCGGTCCTGACCTATGCCTGCTACTCGCCCAACACGCCCAGCCCCATCCCCTGATCGCGATTGCCAGCCGTGACCTGCTCGTCGAGCGGGCCGCGCAGCTGGCGCTAGACGTACGCTTGTTGGCGGTCACGCCAGACGCCTGGCCGGATACTCCGGCAGCGGCCGGCAGCCTGTACGTCTGGGATACGCCCTTGCGCTCAGCGGTGGAGCCCGGCCAGCTAGCCCCTGCAAATGCCACCTATGTGCTGGAAACCCTGACGCGGGCTGGCCAAGGGTGCATGAACGGGGACTTCGCCGGGATGATCACCGCCCCGGTGCACAAAGGCGTGATCAACGAAGCGGGCATTGCCTTCTCCGGTCACACCGAGTTCCTTGCCGAGCTCACCCACACCGCACAAGTGGTGATGCTCTTGGCTACCCGCGGCCTGCGCGTAGCCCTGGTGACCACGCATCTGCCACTTAAAGACGTGGCTGCCGCCATTACTGCCGAACGCCTGGAGCGGGTCACCCGCATCCTGCACGCCGATCTGGTCAGCAAGTTCGGCATCGCCGCGCCGCGCATCCTAGTCTGCGGCCTTAATCCACATGCAGGTGAAGGTGGTCATCTTGGCCGCGAAGAGATCGACGTCATTGAACCCACTCTGGAACGCCTGCGCAGCGAAGGCTTGAACCTGATTGGCCCGTTGCCGGCCGACACCCTTTTCACCCCCAAATATCTGGAGCACTGCGACGCAGTGCTGGCGATGTACCACGACCAGGGCTTGCCGGTGCTGAAATACAAAGGCTTCGGTGCCGCCGTCAATGTGACCCTGGGCCTACCGATCATCCGCACCTCGGTCGATCACGGCACCGCGCTGGATCTCGCCGGTAGCGGCAAGATCGACACCGGCAGCCTGCAGGTCGCGCTGGAAACCGCCTACCAGATGGCAGAACACTTATGA
- the rsmA gene encoding 16S rRNA (adenine(1518)-N(6)/adenine(1519)-N(6))-dimethyltransferase RsmA, with product MTEHYQHRARKRFGQNFLHDAGVIHRILRAIYARPTERLLEIGPGQGALTEGLLASGAHLDVVELDLDLIPLLKHKFDSNPNFTLHQGDALKFDFASLNPPPHSLRVVGNLPYNISTPLIFHLLEHASLIRDMHFMLQKEVVERLAATPGGGDWGRLSIMVQYHCQVEHLFNVGSGAFKPAPKVDSAIVRLVPHETLPHPAKDHRQLERVVREAFNQRRKTLRNTLKALLSSDAIEAANVDGSLRPEQLDLAAFVRLADKLCEQTSAE from the coding sequence ATGACTGAGCACTACCAGCACCGCGCCCGTAAGCGCTTCGGCCAAAACTTTTTGCATGATGCCGGGGTGATTCACCGCATCTTGCGCGCCATCTACGCCCGCCCAACTGAGCGTTTACTTGAGATTGGCCCAGGCCAGGGTGCACTGACAGAAGGTCTGCTCGCTAGCGGCGCACACCTCGACGTGGTCGAATTGGATTTGGATCTGATCCCACTGCTCAAGCATAAATTCGATAGCAACCCCAACTTCACCCTGCACCAGGGCGATGCGTTGAAGTTCGACTTCGCCAGCCTGAATCCCCCGCCTCACAGTCTGCGCGTGGTTGGCAACCTGCCGTACAACATCTCTACGCCGTTGATTTTCCATCTGCTCGAGCATGCTTCGCTGATCCGCGACATGCACTTTATGCTGCAGAAGGAAGTGGTCGAGCGCCTGGCGGCAACGCCCGGTGGTGGCGACTGGGGCCGTCTGTCGATCATGGTGCAGTACCACTGCCAGGTGGAGCATCTGTTCAATGTCGGCTCTGGCGCCTTCAAGCCTGCGCCCAAGGTCGACTCGGCCATCGTTCGCCTGGTCCCGCATGAAACCCTGCCGCACCCGGCGAAAGACCATCGGCAACTCGAGCGCGTGGTCCGCGAGGCATTTAACCAGCGCCGCAAAACGCTGCGCAATACGCTGAAAGCCCTACTCAGCAGCGACGCGATCGAAGCCGCCAATGTCGATGGCAGCCTGCGCCCAGAGCAACTGGATTTGGCCGCCTTTGTCCGTCTGGCGGACAAACTGTGTGAGCAGACAAGCGCCGAGTAG
- the apaG gene encoding Co2+/Mg2+ efflux protein ApaG, translated as MSDPRYQVDVSVVTRFLPEQSQPEQNRFAFAYTVTIYNHGQLPAKLLSRHWLITDGDGRVQEVRGPGVVGQQPLIEPGESHTYSSGTVMGTSVGNMQGSYQMLADDGKRFDAIIAPFRLAVPGALH; from the coding sequence ATGTCCGATCCCCGTTACCAGGTCGACGTCAGCGTCGTCACCCGTTTTCTCCCGGAGCAGTCGCAGCCGGAGCAGAACCGCTTTGCTTTCGCCTATACCGTGACCATCTACAACCACGGCCAGCTACCGGCCAAGCTGCTGTCGCGTCACTGGCTGATTACCGATGGTGACGGCCGCGTACAGGAAGTCCGCGGCCCTGGCGTGGTTGGCCAGCAGCCGCTGATCGAGCCGGGCGAAAGCCACACTTACAGCAGCGGCACGGTCATGGGCACCAGCGTCGGCAATATGCAGGGTAGTTACCAGATGCTCGCCGATGACGGTAAACGCTTCGACGCGATCATCGCGCCGTTTCGCCTGGCCGTGCCCGGAGCCCTGCACTGA